Below is a genomic region from Kiritimatiellia bacterium.
ATTATAACCTCGCTTCCGGAAAATTTGAAGGCAAGGCAACCACGGGATGCGACCTGCGCGCCTTTGCGCCGTTCCTGCAAAGCCTTGAGCTGAAACTGGGCGATATTTTCGCGGCCTTTGACTTCAAACGTTCCCTGCCCGCGGGAAACATCGCTTTCCAGGGGGAATTTAAAACCGCTTTTTCCTGCCGGCTCAGCGGCGACGTCCTCGTTGACACTTTGTCCTTCAGGAAAGTCCCCTGTCTGCTCGTGAAACTCGGTTTTGAAGCCGAGCTCAACGATGCGGGGGAGAAAGTAAATATTCGCAATCTGCTCGTGGTGCGCGATGAAGGCCTGGCGCGCGGCAATTTTATTTATGAGTCGGACGATAAAACCATCAGTTTTTCTGGCATGTCCGTCGCCGACCCGCCGGCGGTCGCCGCCATGATTGACCCCGTAATCGCCTCGCCGCTGGAAGCTTTTTCCTTTAAAGGGCCGTGTTATATCACGGCCTTCGGCACCGTGGGATATGCCAGCAGCGCCCTGAATGACGCCGAAATCAATTTTAACGCCACCGACGTTGCCTGGAAAATGTTCAGGTTTGCGTCGTGCGCGCTGGCTCTCAACGTATGCGAAGAAAGTTATCAAATTGATGATTTCTACGGCAGTATCTGCCGCGGCATCATGAAAGGCTCCGCCTCCGTTGACCCGGCGGCCGGGTCAAGCAATATGATTTTTACGCTTTCCGCCGACGCGGAAAACGTTGATTTCGGCGTGCTCATCAACTCCCTGAGCGGCCGCCAGCTTGAAAACACTTACGAGGGCATCTGTTCCGGCGCCCTCAATCTCCAGGGATTCGTTGACGACCCCGGCGGGACGTCCATGAAAGGCAAAGGGTGGATAAAAATAATGCACGGCCGGATTTTTACAGTGCCGATTTTCGGCGGATTGTTTGATATCCTTGGAAAAATCATCCCCGGCCTCGGCTCCTTCAACGGTAAAAACAACGCCCAGGCCACGCTCACCGTTGAAAAAGGCAAAGTCCACGGCAGCAATATTTATATTGACGGCGACGTCTTCAGCCTGAAAGGAGCCGGGGACATATATTTTGACGGCAGGCTTGACTTCAAGGTGCAGGTTACCTTCATGCGGCATCAAAGCCTTATCGGAAATTTGCTGCAAATTGTTACCATGCCCCTCTCCAAGGCCCTGGAATTTCGCCTCGGCGGCACCGTCGCCAATCCAAAATGGGAGGCCGCCTATCTGCCGTTCTGACAAGCGATCGCGCGCGGGGCATCCGTAAAAAAAGCGGCTTGGCGGGTATTTGGCGAAGGGATGCCGCGCGAGAAGCCGCGGCCGAAAATCAGGATGCTTCTCCGGATTTAAGCGATGAAACGTGCCGGGCAAAAAAGACGGAAAACATTCCGCCGACCCCGAGACATACCGTCAGAAACCAGACAATTAGTCCCGACAAACCGGCCCCCGCCGCCAGGTATAAAACAACAAGCCCCAAGCCCATGGCCGGAAAAGCCTTAAACCCCGCCGGCCGGCGGCGCAGCATCAACATCCCAAGCGTAAGGGCCACCATTATTTTGCTTAAATACGCCAGGATAAAGAAAGCCGCTCCCGCCACAGCCGCGAGCGGAAGGCCGATGAGCGAAATGGCCAGGAAAAAACAGGCAAAAGGCGCCAGGCAGACCGCGGCAAAACCGACCGCCAGGCATTTCCAGAATGAATGCCGGATCGAAACAGCGCATTCCTCCGTAAAAGCGGGGAAAAGAAACAGCGTTAACGCGCCCGCGCCGAGCGCACCAAGAAAAAACCACGCTTGCATGAAAAACGATGGCCAGGAAAAGAGCGGACGGCGTCCGCTTTGCGGGGCCGGCTCCGTTTCGCGAATCAGTTGCCCTTGCAATACAACGTTCTTATCCAGCACAAGTTCGTTGGGCAGAAGATAAACCAGATCGCCTTCAATCCGGGTTTGCGGCAGAACAACGGCGTCGCCCGCCGTGATGCGCATGTTCCCGCCGAATTTGCCAGCCAAAGTCACGTTTTTGCCGGCGATGACCGTATCGCCGTCTATATTGCCTTCCAGGATCACGTTTTCGCCGACTATCACGGCTGCGCTCCCCAGCCGCCCCGCGGAGGTCAGATGAACCGAATTGCCGATAAAAATTGAACTGTTGGAAACCGCGCCGTCAATGACAATCATTTTAGCCAGCAAACGGGCATGATCCCCGATAACGCCGGTCAGACTGACGGCATTGCCGGCCGCCCAGACGTCATTCCCAAATTGACCGGCCAGCGAAATGGAACCGTCCCTTCCGGGACGCTCCTTCCAGCCCTGACCGGCGGCCAGCAGGAAAAGATCGTTTCCAACCCGGCCTTTGATCTCAATGGAATTGGCCGAAAGCCAAAGGTCGTTGGAAAGCGTTTCGCCCTCCCCGAGCAAAAACCGATTGGTCTGGATAAAGCCGGCGGCGCCGGCCGAACCGATGAGCATCAGGCCAGCGCCGACGGACAGCAGAAAAACGATAAGCCGCTTGCCGGTCATGGTTATTTTTTTTTACGGTGCGTTAAAAATCCATTTGACTATAACCGGCCTTACGGCATATTTCAACCTAAAAACGAAGGGGCGCGCCAGGGCTGTGTTACCCGTGGTGGTAACACAGGCTGAATCAAGAAGATAGAAAATAAAACTGGACAATCCGGAATCTGTCTGCTATTGCTTTCCGGCATGAATACAAACACTTGGAAG
It encodes:
- a CDS encoding polymer-forming cytoskeletal protein, yielding MTGKRLIVFLLSVGAGLMLIGSAGAAGFIQTNRFLLGEGETLSNDLWLSANSIEIKGRVGNDLFLLAAGQGWKERPGRDGSISLAGQFGNDVWAAGNAVSLTGVIGDHARLLAKMIVIDGAVSNSSIFIGNSVHLTSAGRLGSAAVIVGENVILEGNIDGDTVIAGKNVTLAGKFGGNMRITAGDAVVLPQTRIEGDLVYLLPNELVLDKNVVLQGQLIRETEPAPQSGRRPLFSWPSFFMQAWFFLGALGAGALTLFLFPAFTEECAVSIRHSFWKCLAVGFAAVCLAPFACFFLAISLIGLPLAAVAGAAFFILAYLSKIMVALTLGMLMLRRRPAGFKAFPAMGLGLVVLYLAAGAGLSGLIVWFLTVCLGVGGMFSVFFARHVSSLKSGEAS
- a CDS encoding AsmA-like C-terminal region-containing protein; this encodes MAFSLLRKIKYILFILFVAGLILLFYLTSVGLPRALVRKIEPYLQFSGMILNLDRIKLSVFEGIVATGVKYYKKGDVGDPIIQADRFVLKLEPLAWMRGGNGVSGAVIKKGRACFSPDKPGAEKIIIDDIYADVLFERPARRAAAERETSRPRLKILGFSAAMAAFKLSGKGVIVLPAEKISLKNGAAKHAESSGVDAAGLDLSVLAGRLDDFTAGNAVNADVDFYIDPDNIEKLSFKADLHGRHTRYADVAIGVWSANMLVSGRSASGNITLKNTEIKQIQLQSLDVLLNFDEKGMLAASLKSTINGAPQAGPLDLQLNYNLASGKFEGKATTGCDLRAFAPFLQSLELKLGDIFAAFDFKRSLPAGNIAFQGEFKTAFSCRLSGDVLVDTLSFRKVPCLLVKLGFEAELNDAGEKVNIRNLLVVRDEGLARGNFIYESDDKTISFSGMSVADPPAVAAMIDPVIASPLEAFSFKGPCYITAFGTVGYASSALNDAEINFNATDVAWKMFRFASCALALNVCEESYQIDDFYGSICRGIMKGSASVDPAAGSSNMIFTLSADAENVDFGVLINSLSGRQLENTYEGICSGALNLQGFVDDPGGTSMKGKGWIKIMHGRIFTVPIFGGLFDILGKIIPGLGSFNGKNNAQATLTVEKGKVHGSNIYIDGDVFSLKGAGDIYFDGRLDFKVQVTFMRHQSLIGNLLQIVTMPLSKALEFRLGGTVANPKWEAAYLPF